A portion of the Lolium rigidum isolate FL_2022 chromosome 1, APGP_CSIRO_Lrig_0.1, whole genome shotgun sequence genome contains these proteins:
- the LOC124668152 gene encoding probable 3-beta-hydroxysteroid-Delta(8),Delta(7)-isomerase, whose translation MAAHPYAPAELLLPGYVPLRLSQLEILAGYLGTSVFVLLAVWLVSGRCRRLSKADRLLMCWWAFTGLTHILIEGPFVFTPDFFSKNNPNYFDEVWKEYSKGDSRYVARDTATVTVEGITAVLEGPASLLAVYAIGSGKSYSHILQFTVCLGQLYGCLVYFITAYLDGFNFWVSPFYFWAYFIGANSSWVVIPTLIAARSWKRICAAIHQSEKVKTK comes from the exons ATGGCCGCCCACCCCTACGCGCCGGCGGAGCTCCTGCTCCCGGGCTACGTGCCGCTGCGCCTCTCCCAGCTCGAGATCCTCGCGGGCTACCTCGGCACCtccgtcttcgtcctcctcgccgtcTGGCTCGTCTCCG GAAGATGCCGCCGACTATCCAAGGCCGACCGCCTGCTCATGTGCTGGTGGGCGTTCACCGGCTTGACGCACATCCTCATCGAGGGGCCCTTCGTCTTCACCCCGGATTTCTTCTCCAAGAACAACCCCAATTACTTCGATGAAGTCT GGAAGGAGTACAGCAAAGGCGACTCCAGATACGTCGCCAGGGACACCGCCACAGTCACGGTCGAAGGAATCACGGCTGTGCTGGAAGGCCCTGCTTCGCTGCTTGCAGT CTATGCAATTGGATCTGGGAAGTCCTATAGCCATATCCTCCAGTTCACTGTATGTCTGGGTCAGCTCTACGGATGCTTGGTCTACTTCATTACCGCCTACCTGGATGGCTTCAACTTCTGGGTCAGCCCATTCTACTTCTGGGCATATTTCATCGGCGCAAACAGTTCATGGGTTGTGATACCAACGCTGATTGCCGCAAGGAGCTGGAAGAggatctgcgcagcaatccatcaAAGCGAAAAGGTGAAGACCAAGTAA
- the LOC124684990 gene encoding uncharacterized protein LOC124684990 has product MAEGGIVVAICQHGGEFTSGPNGNLIYKGGEAHAVDVSREMSLDSFKDEVSKVFHVDVTDMSFKYFLPNNNRTLITVSCDRDLQRMVDFTASAAQVDVFVISRVENRSIIAYTGASTVKAGSNAHGDKRKRPTSKNKASKSNKKTPNVTGAAIQANTHDVNQPGPVVALNDYNEDFQVEFGRDDAFATTAEAVSSAPDVLNQDKLALVDMQREPTEIFDDAINPYDGSEIIIDPPQELTSNPTVFWDGIIKGVGQEFDNVKDFRAQLCKYAIGKGFVYRFIKNETTRVTVKCVGDGCPWRLHASESSRNKKFVIKKMTDEHTCGGEGGEGQRRATRQWLTTIIKEKLRENSSLKPKDLVKEIYEEYGVLLTYSQVWRGREVAQKEMFHVMRETFGHLPWYRDRLFQTNPGSSLELSQTADTRRVFFAFHASLHGFANGCKPLLFLDKVPLKATNEYKLLVAAAVDADDGIFPVAFNAVEDDNYDSWVWFLMQLRMALQYHNYAFNSMTFLSNGQKGLDAAVPHVFEDSHHAFCLHHIMEEFKGELKKGPWSQQIRDAMVEDFTRAAQACSIDEFNASIESIRNISTEAADWIIASKPEHWSDAFFTGCRYDHFSSNIVDAFNNWIPTKKEGSMVLMIDSLRIKITEVMEARREACKSWEGPLTPSMDYKAQDELSKAGKLTVLCSSETVFEVRGNGIFVVNLANWECSCRRWQLSGLPCMHAVAVFNRIGRSFYDYCSKYFRIESYHLTYSGTIFPIPDMDTFDFSAGATIPPPKPRTSDKPRRKRFNPNKVTTLIRLCSRCKQAGHNKATCEALL; this is encoded by the exons ATGGCAGAGGGTGGTATTGTAGTGGCCATTTGCCAACACGGCGGGGAGTTCACTTCTGGTCCCAATGGGAATTTGATCTACAAAGGAGGAGAAGCACACGCTGTTGACGTCTCTCGGGAGATGTCACTGGACAGCTTCAAGGATGAGGTGTCTAAGGTGTTCCATGTGGATGTCACTGATATGTCGTTCAAGTACTTCCTTCCGAACAATAACAGAACGCTCATCACAGTCTCATGTGATAGAGATTTGCAACGGATGGTTGATTTTACTGCTAGTGCTGCGCAAGTAGATGTTTTTGTGATCAGTAGAGTGGAGAACAG GAGTATCATAGCGTACACTGGAGCATCCACTGTTAAAGCTGGATCTAATGCACACGGTGACAAAAGGAAAAGGCCAACTTCCAAGAACAA GGCatccaagagtaacaagaagaCCCCTAATGTTACCGGTGCTGCAATTCAAGCTAATACCCATGATGTCAATCAACCAGGACCGGTGGTTGCATTAAATGATTACAACGA GGATTTTCAAGTAGAATTTGGGCGTGATGATGCCTTTGCTACCACAGCTGAAGCTGTTTCCTCTGCTCCAGATGTCTTGAATCAGGATAAGCTTGCTCTCGTTGACATGCAAAG GGAACCAACTGAGATTTTTGATGATGCAATCAATCCATATGATGGTTCTGAGATCATAATTGATCCTCCACAGGAGCTTACCAGTAATCCTACTGTGTTCTGGGATGGCATTATTAAAGGTGTTGGTCAAGAATTTGACAATGTGAAGGATTTTCGAGCTCAGTTGTGCAAATACGCCATTGGGAAAGGATTTGTGTACAGATTCATCAAGAATGAAACCACTCGTGTTACTGTAAAGTGTGTTGGGGATGGCTGTCCCTGGCGATTGCATGCATCTGAGTCATCTCGCAACAAAAAGTTTGTCATCAAGAAAATGACTGATGAGCACACGtgtggaggagaaggtggagagGGTCAGCGACGTGCAACAAGGCAGTGGCTGACTACCATCATTAAGGAGAAACTGCGTGAGAACTCTTCGCTCAAGCCGAAGGACCTTGTCAAGGAAATATATGAAGAATATGGAGTTCTGCTGACCTATTCACAGGTTTGGCGAGGTAGAGAAGTGGCGCAGAAGGAGATGTTTCATGTCATGAGGGAGACATTCGGCCATTTGCCCTGGTATCGGGATAGGCTTTTCCAGACCAACCCAGGGAGTTCACTTGAGTTGTCTCAAACGGCCGATACACGCCGTGTTTTTTTTGCATTCCATGCTTCTTTGCACGGTTTTGCAAATGGGTGTAAGCCCCTCCTGTTTCTTGACAAGGTTCCACTCAAAGCGACAAATGAGTACAAGTTGCTAGTTGCCGCTGCGGTTGACGCGGATGATGGTATCTTTCCAGTGGCATTTAATGCGGTTGAAGATGACAATTATGATAGCTGGGTTTGGTTCTTGATGCAGCTGAGGATGGCTCTTCAATATCATAACTACGCATTCAATTCTATGACATTCTTGTCCAATGGACAAAAGGGTCTGGATGCTGCTGTCCCGCATGTGTTTGAAGATAGCCACCACGCCTTTTGTTTGCATCATATCATGGAGGAATTCAAAGGAGAGCTGAAGAAGGGGCCATGGTCGCAACAGATAAGAGATGCGATGGTTGAAGATTTTACTCGTGCAGCCCAAGCATGCAGCATTGATGAATTTAATGCATCAATTGAGAGCATAAGGAATATATCCACTGAGGCTGCCGACTGGATCATTGCGAGTAAGCCAGAGCATTGGTCAGATGCCTTCTTCACAGGCTGTCGGTATGACCATTTCTCCTCAAACATTGTTGATGCATTTAATAACTGGATACCGACAAAGAAGGAGGGGTCAATGGTGCTGATGATAGACTCTCTTCGAATAAAAATAACGGAGGTAATGGAAGCGAGGCGTGAAGCCTGCAAGTCATGGGAAGGGCCTTTAACACCTTCCATGGATTACAAAGCGCAGGATGAGCTGTCGAAGGCTGGAAAGCTGACAGTGCTGTGCTCTTCTGAGACTGTGTTTGAAGTGAGGGGCAACGGTATCTTTGTTGTTAATCTTGCAAATTGGGAATGCAGCTGTCGGAGGTGGCAACTTTCTGGCCTCCCTTGTATGCATGCTGTTGCTGTGTTTAACAGGATTGGACGGTCGTTCTATGACTACTGCTCGAAGTATTTTAGAATAGAGAGCTACCATTTGACATACTCAGGAACAATCTTCCCAATTCCTGACATGGATACCTTTGATTTTAGTGCTGGGGCGACGATCCCACCTCCCAAGCCACGGACATCAGATAAACCGAGAAGGAAGAGGTTTAACCCCAACAAGGTAACCACTCTTATACGGCTCTGTAGCAGGTGCAAGCAAGCAGGCCACAATAAGGCAACATGTGAAGCTCTTCTGTAG
- the LOC124668163 gene encoding tRNA 2'-phosphotransferase 1-like, translating into MRALPAVVSPLRGLLLLHLSALSPRPPPTMNPSSSSSSAGYRSSAAASASPHHPRGGGGRRSGGRGGGDGSDRIDALGRLLTRVLRHMASELRLDMRSDGYVRVRDLLGLSLQTFARVPLKAHTVDEIREAVRRDNKQRFSLLEEDGELLIRANQGHTVTTVTSESLLKPIVSADEVSVCVHGTYRKNLDSILQSGLKRMARLHVHFSSGLPSDGEVISGMRRSANILIYLDVNKAMQDGMKLYISDNKVILTEGFDGVVPVKYFEKIETWPGRAPIPFQR; encoded by the exons ATGAGAGCGCTGCCGGCCGTCGTCTCCCCGCtgcgcggcctcctcctcctgcacctCTCCGCCCTCTCCCCTCGCCCGCCGCCCACCATgaacccctcctcctcctcctcctccgccggctaccgctccagcgccgccgcctccgcctccccgcaccacccgcgcggcggcggcgggcggcgatccggcggccgtggcggcggagaCGGCAGCGACCGCATCGACGCCCTCGGCCGTCTCCT GACGCGGGTCCTGCGGCACATGGCGTCGGAGCTGCGGCTGGACATGAGGAGCGACGGCTACGTGCGGGTGCGCGACCTGCTCGGCCTCAGCCTGCAGACCTTCGCCAGGGTTCCCCTCAAGGCCCACACGGTGGACGAAATCAGGGAG GCGGTCAGGCGGGATAACAAGCAGAGGTTCAGCCTGTTGGAGGAAGACGGGGAGCTGCTGATTCGAGCAAACCAGGGGCACACGGTGACA ACTGTTACTTCAGAGAGCTTGTTGAAACCAATTGTATCAGCTGATGAAGTCTCAG TTTGTGTCCATGGAACTTACAGGAAAAATCTCGATTCAATCTTGCAATCTGGGTTAAAACGTATGGCAAGGTTACACGTTCATTTCTCAAGTGGCTTACCTTCAGATGGTGAAGTGATTAGCG GTATGAGGCGGAGTGCTAATATCTTGATATATTTGGATGTCAACAAGGCAATGCAAG ATGGGATGAAGCTGTACATTTCTGACAACAAGGTGATTTTGACGGAGGGATTCGATGGTGTCGTCCCTGTCAAGTACTTTGAGAAGATCGAAACATGGCCAGGGCGTGCGCCAATACCATTCCAAAGATAA